One window from the genome of Nicotiana tomentosiformis chromosome 5, ASM39032v3, whole genome shotgun sequence encodes:
- the LOC138891730 gene encoding uncharacterized protein, with translation MSLENVLIDAYHSLINDKYALTVELGEAEQTRDELVIIVVDLKETIENLKKEKDALDKKIAHIEHERDYLMVDVVDLKETFECVRKEKEVLAERVTNIEHKRDDLLVVVVDLKETIGEPKIESRPENSQKGKAVASEVHIKLESELNSVKSSLCAELEKNKQLHEELGRVMSDLEKSLKWTWSSDAITAMYTNNGGNREQ, from the exons atgtctttggaaaatgtgttaattgatgcttatcacagtcttataaatgataaatatgCTTTAACTGTGGAGTTAGGAGAAGCAGAACAAACCAGAGATGAATTAGTaatcattgttgttgatttaaaggaaacaattgagaacctgaagaaagagaaggatgccttagataaAAAAATTGCACATATAGAACATGAAAGAGATTATCTAATGGTCGATGTAGTAGACCTAAAAGAGACCTTTGAGTgtgtaagaaaggaaaaagaagtctTAGCTGAGAGAGTTACTAACATTGAGCATAagagagatgacctattagtGGTGGTAGTGGACTTGAAGGAAACAATTGGGGAACCTAAAATAGAGAGTAGACCTGAAAATTCTCAAAAGGGAAAGGCAGTTGCAAGTGAGGTACACATTAAGCTCGAAAGTGAGTTAAATTCAGTAAAGTCTAGTCTGTGtgctgagcttgagaaaaacaaaCAACTTCATGAAGAACTAGGAAGAGTGATGAGTGATCTTGAAAAGTCactcaagtggacctggtcctctgatgctaTCACTGCCATGTACACCAACAATGGGGGAAACAG ggaacagtga
- the LOC138891731 gene encoding uncharacterized protein, producing MAYLTRRFQKMVRRNGSIPKRGSSSKPKNYDLCHKCGKPGHFIKKCPLLKQDLYKNNFDKAAKRNPVPDKRFKRKNAADNVVKQALAAWGDSSSESKEENDCGDSSMMVAESETTEYDSIFALMA from the coding sequence atggcttacttgacaagAAGATTCCAGAAGATGGTTCGCAGGAATGGAAGCATTCCAAAAAGGGGAAGTTCTAGCAAGCCAAAAAATTATGATCTCTGTCATAAATGTGGCAAGCCAGGACACTTCATCAAGAAGTGCCCTCTCTTAAAGCAAGATCTATACAAAAACAACTTTGACAAAGcagccaagaggaacccggttcctgataAACGCTTCAAGAGAAAGAATGCCGCTGataatgttgtaaagcaagctcttgctgcatggggagactcctccAGCGAATCTAAAGAAGAAAATGATTGTGGTGATAGTTCAATGATGGTAGCGGAAAGTGAAACAACTGAGTAtgactcaatctttgccttgatgGCTTAG